The Anolis carolinensis isolate JA03-04 chromosome 1, rAnoCar3.1.pri, whole genome shotgun sequence genome window below encodes:
- the tdrd15 gene encoding tudor domain-containing protein 15 — protein MDSSFSTKFLEVDVKVTDIYYHPNEVLVKFQGQYYTECELDYHILQSEIQQVPKVKDSIGIGEACLVEDPSSGEWSRGRVVQKKIYIYEVFLIDSGKVLTVHETHIASATDELFQLPPKMVLGIFANVLPVDEKWTPKALNYFSAFRNMRIKGQIQAILPHQTFLLDVPKITNDVVDLKLGKVVDGDTFCLIVEMLTEFPKESLCKQMPDLLQQKYTKPDSVLFSAGTEPEQILQSLQPLLSVDKMEKVKITVAVSPSKFYCQLLRKKVDLDMLATRMSSFYEFVNTENVLSFESLGVLCAARRKNGQWHRGVIQQLLPDNKVKVWFMDFGSCEAISPSHILKLQPEFNSMPGFSFACALSCLNDQEETVRHNQLEIFKETLLRQSPIYVQIDLFNDEECLYYVTLHKHSIVNTEHLPQEDDVVPQCCPVNKEPFYTCRDTTSGASMAFSECSFRNTLESGHSSDERVSPLVCWPSKIPFKTTEMEIDSICLAFTVHVLNPSRFWVRTNDCRDSFEALMKKIADAYDVDETDDKILKNPEPGKLCCARSGQDKHFYRAVIVEVKNRSVAVGFLDFGNTEIVPLCDVRILLPELQELPALAIYCSLANALPIEDVWLNKDSNFFENIVAGKVLRLHPTAKKENQYIVHVQCENGPEQGDVLQLMVQAGHAGCWEIKQDPLLKVISVYTEHKTERANIKSCTQENKIVTCNNAGQNKKLLKIHHVIKESGFSSMQTESSLFNKCEITFEKTDIQKTYKVFTFEPGTVLDVVCSHSFSPGHFSCQIKNKLPELNNLMERIQLYYNAQNTPYENGHIACVVKHSQNGKWYRAAVLKHLSTTEVNVLFVDYGNCEKVLLKDLRAIIPDFLTLESQTFTCCPNIVAKSLIFDPFSWSEKAYSDFQHFISSSNELLTCTITALIVKSPHYLYYVVELRTPFTSLQQFLLERGHIQFDSFEFARSLTPFLSLHSFYYSLFNIKIGNEEEVCVSHICSPTEFYCQLTRNAEDIDKLLKKVTEIIQMTNRTDEISTKICLAKYFEDGLFYRALAFPVESSDYYQVYFVDFGNKQLVAKNELVAIPEHASELFFTPMQAIRCYLSDLKDIEIPLEINKWFEKNYLGENLKAVIVSKDSDGQLAVELYDRDLQINRKIKELLKQNKCNKDLKVISKGREKSAMKKKIIPEVKLNEDRANVKNKVKMNRSSENNASGEKFYKSGKEILVLQKQPVRLPLKSKKAEMLIQGVNRPNKKLDVHENKTTESLVLPLSSPKQERSSACREKYSNLKQHPIKANSKILGYISFVTNPLSFYVHCAEHEDMIVNLAEKLNEGMLTLEPETVADLEIGDVVLAQYELDCCIYRAVVKEIKSEECFEIEFIDYGNTSTVNSSKIYKMEKDFLKFPRLSIHCFLSKAKDKSWSRDAAAYLSSKIDDQLLVFEFLQQHDQQWEINVFCNGVSIISELMQREVSINLEKIPVISHHQISSQPLISGADICKNCPAEKTEHENMWQSLSQIPYQKIKPGQKEIGEIQYMSRNGNFYVILNKDAQILVDLSVMAAQEARKNFSVAVENIAEGLECLTKSQETLKWYRSVVVKKISNQHMLVFFMDLGKLEIVSIHDVRMLSGKTRSVPRNAVLCKWIWIENVGSLFYETMASILKQHIIKFLFLKYLELASIWEVDILIDEILLLEYWSQHFLHNSLERSNISENLLIDKTVPELSFRPHSVVWTSFQTNRQYAGFITSVTDPSDFYIKLEDSFKDLHTLFMLLSSLPENLPPMPEKFIVPGACCLMKTEANAEWNRVEVFEISRVSNMLILTFVDDGLSGSIPISDIHKLKIIPEKLLSLPRLTYPSCLFRVSPAGGNNWNYDAKLKFLEFLRRKDLTFQFRRHHHGLKLGVDVFCEQDNAADTLVSSGCAVYTTTDSFESIHCSNTGFLNSQNLCDLSQASDQKNSNAGSLLSNLQKLDLPFKSVGDDISRKNPSKKQRSKKKRDQKTFPCDYRINDGIWFNFDKGVFDHLCNRKQTAVSELTTKIAKIQVHEESQTHKYLMREESIQVPADRSSGSFYF, from the exons ATGGATTCATCTTTTTCAACAAAATTTCTGGAGGTGGACGTGAAGGTGACTGACATATACTACCACCCAAATGAAGTTCTTGTGAAATTTCAAGGGCAGTATTACACAGAATGTGAGCTTGACTACCACATACTGCAAAGTGAAATTCAGCAAGTGCCAAAGGTGAAAGACAGCATTGGCATTGGTGAGGCTTGTTTAGTCGAAGACCCAAGTTCTGGAGAATGGTCCAGGGGAAGAGTAGTACAAAAAAAGATCTATATCTATGAAGTATTTCTGATAGACAGTGGGAAAGTATTGACAGTTCATGAAACTCATATTGCTTCTGCCACTGATGAGCTGTTTCAACTGCCTCCAAAGATGGTTTTGGGCATTTTTGCAAATGTGCTACCAGTTGATGAGAAATGGACTCCAAAAGCTTTGAATTACTTTTCGGCATTCAGAAACATGCGAATTAAAGGCCAAATACAAGCCATTCTTCCACATCAAACATTTCTCCTCGATGTGCCCAAAATAACAAATGATGTTGTTGACCTGAAATTGGGAAAAGTTGTTGATGGAGATACATTCTGCCTTATTGTAGAAATGTTAACAGAATTTCCAAAGGAGTCTCTTTGTAAACAAATGCCAGATCTTCTGCAGCAGAAATACACAAAGCCAGACTCTGTATTATTCAGTGCTGGAACTGAACCAGAACAAATTCTGCAAAGTCTTCAGCCACTCTTATCTGTTGATAAGATGGAGAAAGTAAAAATAACTGTGGCAGTTAGTCCAAGTAAATTTTACTGCCAGTTGCTGAGAAAGAAGGTGGATCTGGATATGTTGGCAACACGCATGTCTTCCTTTTATGAATTTGTTAACACAGAAAACGTTCTCTCCTTTGAGAGTCTTGGAGTCCTTTGTGCAGCAAGAAGAAAAAATGGTCAGTGGCACAGAGGGGTGATACAGCAGCTACTTCCTGATAACAAAGTGAAGGTGTGGTTTATGGATTTTGGCAGCTGTGAAGCTATATCACCCAGTCACATTTTGAAGCTTCAACCAGAATTCAATTCTATGCCTGGGTTTTCATTCGCTTGTGCACTCTCGTGTCTCAACGATCAGGAAGAAACTGTAAGACATAATCAACTAGAAATTTTTAAGGAGACACTGTTAAGGCAAAGTCCTATTTATGTCCAGATTGATCTTTTCAATGATGAGGAATGCTTGTATTATGTTACATTGCATAAGCACTCTATAGTGAATACTGAACACCTGCCTCAGGAAGATGATGTGGTCCCACAGTGTTGTCCTGTTAACAAGGAACCTTTTTACACATGCAGGGACACAACTTCTGGGGCCAGTATGGCATTTTCTGAATGTAGTTTCAGGAATACGTTAGAGTCAGGACATTCTTCAGATGAAAGGGTCTCTCCTTTAGTATGCTGGCCTTCAAAAATACCTTTCAAAACAACAGAAATGGAAATAGATTCTATCTGTCTTGCTTTTACAGTGCATGTTTTGAATCCATCAAGATTCTGGGTTCGAACTAATGATTGTCGAGATTCATTTGAAGCCTTGATGAAAAAAATAGCAGATGCATATGATGTAGATGAAACTGATGATAAGATTTTGAAAAACCCAGAACCTGGAAAGCTGTGCTGTGCCCGGTCTGGTCAAGATAAGCATTTCTACAGGGCTGTTATCGTAGAAGTGAAAAACAGAAGTGTTGCCGttggttttttggattttgggaatACTGAAATAGTGCCTCTTTGTGATGTGAGAATTTTGCTCCCTGAGCTTCAGGAATTACCAGCTTTAGCTATATATTGTTCACTTGCTAATGCATTGCCAATTGAAGACGTGTGGCTGAATAAAGATAGCAACTTTTTTGAAAACATTGTGGCAGGCAAAGTACTCAGACTCCACCCcactgcaaaaaaagaaaatcagtacATTGTCCATGTACAGTGTGAGAATGGCCCAGAGCAAGGTGATGTTCTCCAACTTATGGTTCAGGCTGGACATGCAGGATGTTGGGAAATAAAACAAGATCCACTGCTGAAAGTAATCAGTGTTTACACAGAACATAAAACTGAAAGAGCAAATATTAAATCTTGTACTCAGGAGAACAAAATTGTGACATGTAACAATGCTGGTCAGAATAAGAAATTATTGAAGATTCATCATGTTATAAAAGAGTCTGGTTTTAGTTCAATGCAGACAGAAAGCTCACTTTTCAATAAATGTGAAATAACATTTGAGAAAACTGACATCCAGAAGACTTATAAGGTGTTTACATTTGAACCGGGAACTGTACTTGATGTGGTGTGTTCTCATAGTTTTTCTCCAGGTCACTTTTCATGTCAGATCAAGAATAAATTGCCAGAGCTAAATAACTTGATGGAGCGAATTCAACTTTATTATAATGCTCAAAACACCCCATATGAAAATGGACACATTGCCTGTGTTGTGAAACATTCTCAGAATGGAAAGTGGTACAGAGCTGCAGTATTGAAACATTTATCAACAACTGAAGTTAATGTTTTATTCGTAGACTATGGCAACTGTGAAAAGGTTTTGCTGAAAGACCTTCGAGCTATTATTCCAGATTTTCTGACACTGGAAAGTCAAACATTCACATGTTGTCCTAATATAGTCGCTAAATCCTTAATCTTTGACCCATTCAGCTGGTCTGAGAAGGCATATAGTGATTTCCAACATTTTATCTCATCTTCCAATGAGCTACTGACTTGTACAATTACTGCACTAATTGTGAAGAGTCCTCATTATCTATATTATGTGGTTGAGTTGCGGACTCCATTTACTAGTTTACAGCAGTTTCTCTTAGAACGTGGTCACATACAATTTGACTCTTTTGAATTTGCAAGATCACTCACACCATTTCTCTCTTTGCATAGTTTCTACTATTcactttttaatataaaaattggAAATGAAGAGGAGGTGTGTGTGAGCCATATATGCAGCCCTACAGAATTCTATTGCCAGCTTACTAGAAATGCAGAGGATATAGACAAGCTGTTGAAAAAAGTTACAGAGATTATCCAAATGACAAATCGTACAGACGAAATAAGCACTAAGATATGCTTGGCCAAGTACTTTGAAGATGGCCTCTTCTACAGAGCTTTAGCATTTCCCGTGGAATCATCAGATTACTATCAAGTTTACTTTGTGGACTTTGGGAATAAACAGTTAGTAGCCAAAAATGAATTGGTTGCTATTCCAGAACATGCTTCAGAATTATTCTTCACCCCTATGCAAGCTATTCGGTGTTATCTGTCAGATTTAAAAGATATAGAAATCCCACTTGAAATAAACAAGTGGTTTGAAAAGAATTACTTGGGGGAAAATCTGAAAGCAGTGATAGTGTCTAAAGATTCTGATGGGCAGCTTGCTGTGGAATTGTATGATAGAGATCTACAAATAAATAGGAAGATAAAAGAATTATTAAAGCAAAATAAGTGTAACAAGGACCTAAAAGTTATAAGCAAGGgtagagagaaatcagccatgAAGAAGAAAATTATACCTGAAGTAAAGTTAAATGAAGATCGAGCaaatgttaaaaataaagttaaaatgaacagaagttcagAAAACAATGCAAGTGGTGAGAAATTCTATAAATCTGGAAAAGAAATCCTTGTTCTTCAGAAACAGCCAGTAAGGCTCCCACTAAAATCAAAAAAGGCAGAAATGCTGATTCAAGGAGTTAATCGCCCTAATAAGAAATTAGATGTGCATGAAAATAAGACGACTGAATCACTTGTACTGCCATTAAGCTCGCCTAAACAAGAAAGGAGTAGCGCTTGTAGGGAAAAGTACTCCAATCTTAAGCAACATCCTATTAAAGCAAATTCCAAAATTTTAGGTTACATTTCCTTTGTAACAAATCCATTAAGTTTCTATGTTCATTGTGCAGAGCATGAAGATATGATTGTGAACCTTGCTGAGAAACTGAATGAAGGCATGCTGACTCTAGAACCAGAGACAGTTGCTGATCTTGAGATAGGTGATGTTGTTTTAGCACAGTATGAACTTGACTGTTGCATATATAGAGCTGTTGTTAAAGAGATTAAATCAGAAGAGTGTTTTGAAATAGAGTTTATTGATTATGGTAACACATCAACAGTGAATTCATCAAAAATCTACAAGATggaaaaggattttttaaaatttccaagaCTCAGTATACATTGTTTTCTTAGCAAAGCCAAAGATAAAAGTTGGAGTAGGGATGCTGCTGCCTACTTGTCCAGTAAAATAGATGATCAGCTGCTTGTGTTTGAGTTTTTGCAACAGCATGACCAGCAGTGGGAGATCAATGTGTTCTGTAACGGTGTATCTATAATAAGTGAGTTAATGCAAAGAGAGGTCAGCATAAATTTAGAGAAAATACCTGTGATAAGTCATCATCAGATCTCATCACAGCCTTTAATATCAGGTGCTGATATTTGTAAAAATTGCCCAGCTGAAAAAACAGAACATGAAAATATGTGGCAAAGTCTGTCTCAAATTCCCTACCAAAAAATAAAACCTGGACAGAAAGAAATAGGCGAAATACAGTATATGTCAAGAAATGGAAACTTCTATGTAATATTGAATAAGGATGCACAAATACTTGTTGATTTAAGTGTGATGGCTGCTCAGGAAGCTAGAAAGAACTTTTCAGTTGCAGTAGAAAATATTGCAGAAGGATTAGAATGCCTGACAAAATCTCAGGAAACCTTGAAATGGTATCGCTCTGTAGTTGTTAAAAAAATTTCAAATCAGCATATGTTGGTATTTTTCATGGATTTGGGAAAACTTGAAATTGTGTCAATACATGATGTACGGATGCTGAGTGGCAAGACCAGAAGTGTTCCAAGGAATGCGGTGCTTTGCAAATGGATTTGGATAGAAAATGTGGGCAGTCTGTTTTATGAGACTATGGCATCAATTTTAAAACAGCATATTATAAAGTTCCTATTTCTTAAATACCTCGAATTGGCTTCTATTTGGGAAGTAGATATTTTAATAGATGAGATTCTGCTTTTGGAATATTGGAGTCAACACTTTTTGCATAACTCTTTAGAGAGATCCAATATATCAGAAAATTTACTGATAGATAAAACAGTGCCAGAATTATCATTCAGACCACATTCAGTTGTGTGGACATCATTCCAGACGAATAGACAGTATGCTGGATTTATCACATCAGTCACTGACCCCTCAGACTTCTACATTAAATTAGAAGATTCCTTTAAAGATTTGCACACATTGTTTATGCTACTGTCCAGCCTTCCAGAAAACCTGCCACCAATGCCAGAGAAGTTCATTGTTCCTGGTGCCTGCTGCTTGATGAAAACTGAGGCTAATGCAGAATGGAACAGAGTTGAAGTTTTTGAGATCTCCAGAGTTTCCAATATGTTAATACTTACTTTTGTTGATGATGGATTATCAGGTTCCATTCCTATCTCTGATATCCACAAGTTGAAAATTATCCCAGAAAAGCTGCTTAGCTTACCACGATTAACTTATCCTTCTTGTTTGTTTAGAGTGTCACCTGCTGGTGGAAATAATTGGAATTATGATGCAAAACTTAAATTTCTAGAATTCTTGAGGAGAAAAGATCTCACATTCCAGTTCAGAAGGCACCACCATGGACTAAAACTAGGGGTAGATGTTTTCTGTGAGCAAGACAATGCAGCAGACACATTGGTTTCTTCTGGTTGTGCAGTGTATACCACAACAGATTCTTTTGAGTCAATTCATTGTTCAAACACTGGCTTCTTGAACTCACAAAATCTTTGTGACCTGTCTCAGGCATCTGATCAGAAGAACTCTAATGCAGGAAGTTTATTGTCAAATCTACAAAAACTAGATTTGCCTTTCAAAAGTGTTGGTGATGACATTTCAAGAAAGAATCCTTCCAAAAAACAACGTTCCAAGAAAAAAAGAGACCAGAAGACATTTCCTTGTGATTACAGAATAAATGATGGAATTTGGTTTAATTTTGACAAAGGGGTATTTGACCATCTTTGTAACAGAAAACAAACTGCTGTTTCTGAGCTGACTACCAAGATTGCGAAGATACAGGTTCACGAAGAGAGCCAAACACACAAATACTTAATGAGAGAG GAATCGATCCAAGTGCCTGCAGACAGGTCCTCTGGAAGTTTTTATTTCTGA